A genome region from Clostridium pasteurianum includes the following:
- a CDS encoding ABC transporter ATP-binding protein: MILQMKDVNLIYDVGHDEETYALKNINLDIKEKGFYGILGPSGSGKSSLLYLLSGLKKPSTGKVIYGGKSYSEVKDRDMSIIRNNKFGFIFQRHFLIDYLTALQNVLVPLNSNKKDDIDRAKELLIKLGLEKEINKRPGKMSGGQRQRVAVARALINDPEIIFADEITASLDHKNAYHVMNILGEYKNKATILVVTHDKTILKDADEIINVWDGQIKSIEDKKVES; the protein is encoded by the coding sequence ATGATTTTGCAGATGAAGGATGTAAATTTAATATATGATGTTGGACATGATGAAGAAACATATGCCCTAAAAAATATAAATTTAGATATAAAGGAAAAGGGCTTTTACGGAATACTTGGTCCATCTGGCAGCGGAAAAAGTTCTCTGCTATATCTTTTAAGTGGATTAAAAAAGCCAAGTACGGGCAAGGTTATATATGGTGGAAAATCTTATAGTGAAGTTAAAGATAGGGATATGTCAATTATAAGGAACAATAAATTTGGATTTATATTTCAAAGGCATTTTTTAATTGATTATTTAACTGCTCTTCAAAATGTGCTTGTACCTTTAAATTCAAATAAAAAAGATGATATAGATAGAGCAAAAGAGCTTTTAATAAAACTTGGACTTGAAAAAGAAATCAATAAAAGACCTGGAAAAATGTCAGGAGGGCAGAGGCAGAGGGTTGCTGTGGCAAGAGCACTTATAAATGATCCTGAAATAATTTTTGCAGATGAGATTACAGCTTCACTTGATCATAAAAATGCTTATCATGTGATGAATATTTTAGGGGAGTATAAAAATAAAGCAACTATTTTGGTTGTAACTCACGATAAAACTATATTGAAGGATGCAGATGAAATAATAAACGTATGGGATGGACAAATTAAAAGTATAGAGGATAAGAAGGTGGAAAGCTGA
- a CDS encoding ABC transporter permease gives MRLKSLSILLYLKSNFKKCIPQIMVVALGTALMYFMCVLGGGIENQMKNNVLMAYEKLSCVRINSINVNKEKYIDKLRKNKNVEKIIMANMSTVRADMLISNTGSTMLFMSPENTKYVMKKLDFRLTDGKLPQNDNEILLNSNHAKAMNVKVGEKISDTVKEDYGLKSQYKVSGIYIGENIMTFGYIKGVPSELNTNAIVVIPKQGKLNEVNNFIHSFKDSNISITDYKELFDDVGAFFSMFKVFAVLILVILIVVLTFTIGNMNHIHFEDRISEFSILEAVGYRKVSIFYKIFKEMLVIIVSGFILGITCGVLGGNIFNLVYCEPKGVPVGVYNYWYIILSAVIPAVIWIFSGVSSLKSISKMDAVDVLEGKE, from the coding sequence ATGAGATTGAAATCCTTAAGCATACTTTTATATCTGAAATCAAATTTTAAAAAGTGTATTCCACAAATTATGGTAGTAGCACTTGGTACAGCTTTAATGTACTTCATGTGTGTTCTTGGAGGTGGTATAGAGAATCAGATGAAGAATAATGTTTTAATGGCATATGAAAAACTTTCATGTGTACGTATAAATTCTATTAATGTTAATAAAGAGAAATATATTGATAAACTCAGGAAAAATAAAAATGTGGAAAAAATAATTATGGCAAACATGAGTACTGTACGTGCAGATATGTTGATAAGTAATACGGGCTCCACTATGCTCTTTATGTCGCCGGAAAATACAAAGTATGTCATGAAGAAATTAGATTTTAGGCTTACAGACGGGAAATTACCTCAAAATGACAATGAAATTTTGCTTAATAGCAACCATGCAAAAGCTATGAATGTAAAAGTTGGGGAAAAAATCAGTGATACCGTTAAGGAAGATTATGGGCTTAAATCACAATACAAAGTATCAGGAATTTATATAGGAGAAAATATTATGACTTTTGGATATATTAAGGGGGTGCCCAGTGAACTCAATACTAATGCCATAGTAGTAATTCCAAAGCAAGGTAAACTTAATGAAGTAAATAATTTTATTCACTCTTTTAAGGACAGCAATATATCAATTACCGATTATAAGGAACTATTTGATGATGTAGGTGCATTTTTTTCAATGTTTAAGGTTTTTGCAGTGCTAATTTTAGTTATTTTAATTGTGGTATTAACTTTTACTATAGGAAATATGAATCATATACATTTTGAAGATAGAATAAGCGAATTTTCAATACTTGAGGCTGTTGGTTACAGAAAAGTAAGTATATTTTATAAGATATTTAAAGAAATGCTTGTTATAATAGTGAGCGGTTTTATATTGGGAATTACCTGCGGAGTCCTCGGTGGAAATATATTTAATTTGGTTTATTGTGAGCCCAAGGGTGTTCCTGTCGGAGTCTATAATTATTGGTATATTATTTTAAGTGCTGTTATACCAGCTGTAATCTGGATTTTTTCTGGAGTATCATCTTTAAAATCCATAAGCAAAATGGATGCAGTTGATGTGCTGGAAGGGAAAGAGTAG
- a CDS encoding APC family permease — MKNEKITMNEDNALLNEFNYKQELKRNLKFFSSFAVAFSFISITTGIFSSYQFVLTTAGPAGIWSWIITAVGQLLVSLIFAELASAMPISGYSYQWVKRLSTPRLGWVTGWICVCFLILVVPSIDGGLAPVVASLIGIKATTFNISMIIIITLIIQATLNIVGVKLASLINNAAVFTESVGIILLTVVLLIAALKNGNSPSILFDTAKTGSGLSYIKPFMMSMLLGAFTIVGFETAANLSEETVNANKTVPRAIIGSVAIAGIFGTMFLIAVTFAIKNLSKVVASNNALPYIIQTNLGSVVGNIFLVVVVISIFACGTVSMTSGSRLIYAMARDNAFFFSSTFKKVSPKTSSPVAATILILVFAIAATIFSGSITLLVGVCSILPAVIYLITTVCYGLERHKIEFEEETFNLGKAAKPVIIAASVWLIVELGILTLPTEFHATAILSIVLIAIGFVVYSLVFKKRLESSEDYSADEKEEAV, encoded by the coding sequence TTGAAAAATGAAAAGATTACTATGAATGAAGACAACGCACTATTAAACGAATTTAATTACAAGCAGGAGCTCAAAAGAAACTTAAAATTCTTTAGTTCCTTTGCAGTAGCGTTTTCTTTTATTTCCATTACTACAGGTATATTCAGCAGTTATCAATTTGTACTTACAACTGCAGGTCCTGCTGGAATTTGGTCCTGGATTATTACCGCTGTAGGACAATTACTTGTATCTCTTATATTCGCAGAACTAGCATCAGCTATGCCCATTTCCGGTTACTCCTATCAGTGGGTTAAAAGACTTTCAACTCCAAGACTCGGTTGGGTAACAGGGTGGATTTGTGTATGTTTTTTAATATTAGTTGTACCATCTATAGATGGAGGCTTAGCCCCAGTTGTCGCATCCCTAATTGGCATTAAAGCAACAACCTTTAACATTTCTATGATAATTATTATTACATTAATAATTCAAGCAACTTTAAACATCGTCGGAGTAAAATTAGCATCACTTATAAATAATGCAGCTGTTTTTACCGAAAGTGTAGGTATCATTCTCCTTACAGTTGTACTTTTAATAGCTGCTCTCAAAAATGGCAACAGCCCAAGTATATTATTTGATACTGCAAAAACAGGCTCAGGTCTTTCTTATATTAAGCCTTTCATGATGAGTATGCTTCTAGGAGCCTTTACAATAGTTGGTTTTGAAACAGCGGCCAATTTAAGCGAAGAAACAGTTAATGCAAACAAAACTGTACCAAGAGCTATAATTGGATCTGTTGCAATTGCAGGTATCTTTGGAACTATGTTTTTAATTGCTGTAACCTTTGCAATCAAAAATTTATCAAAAGTTGTTGCATCTAACAATGCTCTCCCTTATATTATTCAGACAAACCTTGGATCTGTTGTAGGTAATATATTTTTAGTTGTTGTTGTTATATCCATTTTCGCCTGTGGAACTGTTTCAATGACCTCAGGTTCAAGACTTATATATGCTATGGCTAGAGATAATGCTTTCTTCTTCAGCTCCACCTTTAAAAAGGTATCTCCAAAAACATCTTCTCCTGTAGCTGCTACAATATTAATATTAGTATTTGCAATAGCCGCAACAATTTTTTCAGGTTCTATAACCTTACTCGTAGGTGTTTGCTCAATTCTCCCTGCTGTAATTTATTTAATAACTACAGTCTGCTACGGATTAGAAAGACATAAAATAGAGTTTGAAGAAGAAACCTTCAATTTAGGTAAAGCCGCAAAGCCTGTAATTATTGCTGCTTCTGTATGGTTAATAGTTGAACTAGGCATACTCACTTTACCTACTGAATTCCACGCAACAGCTATTTTGTCTATAGTACTAATCGCCATTGGTTTTGTAGTGTATTCACTAGTATTTAAGAAAAGGCTTGAAAGTTCAGAAGATTATTCAGCAGATGAAAAAGAAGAAGCTGTTTAA
- the eutC gene encoding ethanolamine ammonia-lyase subunit EutC, with amino-acid sequence MIKDISAIDYTSRITVENPKNYEACVKIKEATNARICVGCAGTGLRTETYLRFLCDHAAANDAVWANVDEQVVDQFNFFKVKTTAKSKEEFLKNPNLGRQFSNEVMNEIDIKCKHNIDVQIIVGDGLSAYAIERNVGDMYPVLTDGLKLKGYTVGTPIYIKYSRVATMDKISETLNAKVTILLIGERPGLITNQSLSCYMAYESSTQKPESQRTVISNIYNNGTPPVEAAAQIVHFAEILMREKKSGAELKM; translated from the coding sequence ATGATAAAAGATATATCCGCAATTGACTATACTTCTAGAATAACTGTAGAAAATCCCAAAAATTACGAGGCTTGCGTTAAGATAAAAGAAGCAACAAATGCCCGAATATGTGTTGGCTGTGCAGGTACCGGGCTTAGAACAGAGACCTATTTAAGATTTCTATGTGATCACGCTGCAGCTAATGATGCCGTATGGGCTAATGTTGATGAACAAGTTGTAGATCAATTCAATTTTTTCAAGGTTAAAACCACTGCAAAAAGCAAAGAGGAATTTCTTAAAAACCCGAATTTAGGAAGACAATTTTCTAATGAAGTTATGAATGAAATTGATATAAAATGCAAACACAACATAGATGTCCAAATTATTGTAGGCGATGGCTTAAGTGCTTATGCTATCGAAAGAAATGTTGGTGACATGTATCCCGTATTAACTGACGGATTAAAATTAAAAGGTTATACCGTTGGAACTCCTATCTATATAAAATATTCCAGAGTAGCTACCATGGATAAAATAAGCGAAACTTTAAATGCTAAAGTTACAATTTTACTTATTGGCGAAAGACCCGGGCTTATTACAAATCAAAGTTTAAGCTGTTATATGGCTTATGAATCAAGTACTCAAAAACCGGAATCTCAAAGGACTGTTATATCAAATATTTATAATAATGGAACCCCTCCTGTTGAAGCTGCTGCTCAAATAGTTCATTTTGCTGAAATTCTTATGAGAGAGAAAAAAAGCGGTGCAGAGTTAAAGATGTAA
- a CDS encoding ethanolamine ammonia-lyase subunit EutB, with product MILKTKLLGKIYSFKDVKDVLSKANEEKSGDILAGIAAETAAERVAAKVVLSELTINDLRNNPVISWENDEISRMGEEAIDEVSYNKIKSLTIGEFRELLLKSSGQEIAAMRNGLTAEMIAGVTKLMSNMDLVTTAKKIINPVTCNTTIGKEGTFSGRLQPNNAKDDIDGIMASVMDGLSYGVGDAVIGLNPVGNNVELVKTALAKFKDFTNTWNIPTQNCVLAHIETQMEALRQGCPNMDLMFQSVAGTEAANKGFGINKTLIDEAYHLMEEKRSSKGPNFMYFETGQGSELSLEAHNGADQVTLEARCYTFAKRYKPFLVNTVVGFIGPEYLYDGKQTIRAGLEDHFMGKLTGLPMGVDCCHTNHMKSDQNDTDNLSILLGAAGCTYIMGIPIADDVMLMNQTTSYHDIASIRELYNKRPSREFEKAMERLGIMENGRLTKIAGDPSIFVK from the coding sequence ATGATATTAAAAACCAAACTTTTAGGAAAAATATATAGTTTTAAAGATGTAAAAGACGTTCTTTCTAAGGCCAATGAAGAGAAGTCAGGAGATATATTAGCTGGAATCGCCGCAGAAACTGCAGCAGAAAGAGTAGCCGCTAAGGTTGTTTTATCTGAATTAACCATAAACGATTTAAGAAATAATCCTGTAATTTCATGGGAAAATGATGAAATAAGTAGAATGGGTGAAGAGGCAATCGATGAGGTTTCTTACAATAAAATAAAAAGTTTAACTATAGGTGAATTTCGTGAACTGCTTTTAAAATCATCAGGTCAAGAAATAGCAGCAATGCGTAATGGTTTAACTGCTGAAATGATTGCAGGCGTAACTAAACTCATGAGCAACATGGATCTAGTAACTACTGCTAAAAAGATAATTAATCCAGTTACTTGCAACACAACAATAGGTAAAGAGGGCACTTTTTCAGGTAGACTTCAACCTAATAATGCTAAAGATGATATAGACGGAATCATGGCATCTGTAATGGATGGATTAAGTTACGGCGTAGGTGATGCTGTTATTGGATTAAACCCTGTAGGAAACAATGTCGAATTAGTAAAAACTGCTCTTGCAAAATTCAAGGACTTCACTAATACCTGGAATATTCCAACTCAAAACTGTGTACTTGCTCATATAGAAACTCAAATGGAAGCTTTAAGACAAGGATGCCCTAACATGGATCTAATGTTTCAAAGCGTAGCAGGAACTGAAGCTGCTAACAAAGGTTTTGGCATAAATAAAACCTTAATTGATGAAGCTTATCATCTTATGGAGGAAAAGAGAAGCAGTAAAGGCCCTAACTTCATGTATTTTGAAACCGGACAAGGTTCGGAATTATCCCTAGAAGCCCACAATGGTGCTGATCAGGTGACCTTAGAAGCTCGCTGTTATACCTTTGCTAAAAGATATAAACCATTTCTTGTAAATACTGTAGTTGGTTTCATTGGACCAGAATATTTGTATGATGGTAAGCAGACTATACGTGCTGGACTGGAAGATCACTTTATGGGAAAACTTACAGGTCTACCTATGGGCGTAGACTGCTGCCACACTAATCACATGAAATCCGATCAAAATGATACTGATAATTTATCAATTCTTTTAGGGGCAGCTGGATGTACTTATATAATGGGAATTCCAATAGCCGATGATGTTATGCTAATGAATCAAACGACAAGTTATCATGATATTGCATCTATTAGGGAGCTCTATAATAAAAGACCTTCTAGAGAATTTGAAAAAGCCATGGAAAGATTAGGCATAATGGAGAATGGTCGTCTAACTAAAATAGCAGGTGATCCATCAATTTTTGTTAAATAG
- a CDS encoding ethanolamine ammonia-lyase reactivating factor EutA, whose amino-acid sequence MEKILSVGIDIGTSTTQVIFSKITLKNTAGSFSIPRVEITEKKIIYRSKIYFTPLLSNQIINLEKLKNIISSEYKNANIKKEDITTGAIIITGESSCKDNSKPVLETLSDYAGDFVVATAGADLESILAGNGSGAAALSEEEKICTVNFDIGGGTTNAAVFKFGKCIDAYGLNIGGRLIKFDAYGKVSYISDKLEKIIAKNNINIVLGEIPNFYELKKLTDFLAEVLYKLSCDISLSTLESDLFIEHISKKIHINQITFSGGIAECVYNNEIIDSIDKCRKFGDIGPLLGQSLRLLFEEKGLDLREPKEKIRATVIGAGSHSVKLSGSTIIFDDSVLPKKNIPIVRLFETEDEDYSIIKKLMIEKQRIYGNDEVAFFLKGPKTPSYSLIKEIAKQIVEFYEGKNRPVLFLVENDFAKALGQTIEMFRGKTGNTICIDSVKVETGDYIDIGNSIGDIVPVAVKTLIFKI is encoded by the coding sequence ATGGAAAAAATTTTAAGTGTAGGAATTGATATAGGTACTAGTACAACACAGGTTATCTTCAGTAAAATAACACTAAAAAATACAGCTGGATCTTTTTCAATACCTAGAGTAGAAATAACAGAAAAGAAAATAATTTATCGCAGTAAAATTTATTTTACACCGCTATTATCAAACCAAATAATAAATTTAGAAAAATTAAAAAACATTATTTCATCAGAATACAAAAATGCAAATATAAAAAAGGAAGATATAACGACAGGCGCAATCATAATTACTGGAGAAAGTTCCTGCAAAGATAATTCTAAGCCTGTACTAGAAACTTTATCTGATTACGCAGGTGATTTTGTAGTAGCTACAGCTGGCGCGGATCTTGAATCAATACTTGCCGGTAACGGTTCTGGTGCTGCTGCCTTATCAGAAGAAGAAAAGATCTGCACAGTTAACTTTGATATTGGTGGAGGAACCACAAATGCAGCAGTATTTAAATTTGGAAAATGTATAGATGCTTATGGCCTAAATATCGGAGGCAGACTTATTAAATTCGATGCTTACGGTAAAGTATCTTATATTTCAGATAAATTAGAAAAAATAATTGCTAAAAATAATATAAACATAGTCCTAGGTGAAATTCCAAATTTCTATGAACTAAAAAAATTAACTGATTTTCTAGCAGAAGTTCTTTACAAATTATCATGTGATATTTCACTTTCAACCTTAGAAAGCGACTTGTTTATCGAACATATCTCAAAGAAAATTCACATAAATCAAATTACTTTTTCAGGTGGCATAGCAGAATGTGTCTATAACAATGAAATAATAGACTCAATTGATAAATGCAGAAAATTTGGTGATATAGGTCCCCTATTAGGTCAATCCCTAAGACTTTTATTTGAGGAAAAAGGTCTTGACCTTAGAGAACCTAAAGAAAAAATTCGTGCTACTGTAATTGGCGCTGGGAGTCACTCTGTAAAATTAAGCGGAAGTACAATAATTTTTGACGATTCTGTACTCCCTAAAAAAAACATACCTATTGTAAGGCTTTTTGAAACTGAAGATGAAGATTACAGCATTATAAAAAAACTTATGATAGAAAAGCAAAGAATTTATGGCAATGATGAAGTAGCATTTTTCTTAAAGGGTCCTAAAACTCCTTCTTATAGTTTAATAAAAGAAATAGCAAAGCAAATAGTAGAATTTTATGAAGGAAAAAATAGACCTGTTTTATTTCTTGTAGAAAATGACTTTGCCAAAGCATTAGGTCAAACTATCGAGATGTTTAGAGGCAAGACCGGAAATACCATTTGCATAGACAGCGTTAAGGTTGAAACTGGTGATTATATAGATATAGGAAATTCTATAGGTGATATTGTTCCCGTAGCTGTAAAAACTCTCATATTTAAAATTTAG
- a CDS encoding TetR/AcrR family transcriptional regulator, whose amino-acid sequence MKEISRKVKEKLNRKNAIIDGAEEVFFNKGFYNSTMDDIAKNAEFTKKTIYSYFNSKEEIYYEIMLRGYKILNSMNDEILKEKRCDDEIYNIKMMGETYIEFSTKYNGYFKAILDYKNNDDFKGKSVNEKLFMECYKEGEYSLELLKDCIVRGIHKGQITDKYDPIDICLTLWSCILGFSSIIENKENYIEKAHNRTSAEVLKTAFEIVVGSIKCIV is encoded by the coding sequence ATGAAAGAGATTAGTCGTAAAGTAAAAGAAAAATTAAATAGAAAAAATGCAATAATAGATGGTGCAGAGGAAGTTTTTTTTAATAAGGGTTTTTATAATTCTACTATGGATGATATAGCAAAGAATGCTGAATTTACTAAGAAAACTATCTATTCATATTTTAATAGCAAAGAAGAAATATATTATGAAATAATGCTTAGGGGATATAAAATACTTAACTCTATGAATGATGAAATACTTAAGGAAAAAAGATGTGATGATGAAATCTACAATATAAAAATGATGGGGGAGACGTATATTGAATTTAGCACCAAATATAATGGGTATTTTAAAGCAATATTAGATTATAAAAATAATGATGATTTTAAAGGCAAAAGTGTAAATGAAAAGTTGTTTATGGAATGTTATAAAGAGGGAGAATATTCACTTGAGTTACTTAAAGATTGTATTGTACGTGGAATTCATAAAGGCCAAATTACGGATAAATATGATCCTATAGATATTTGTCTTACTCTGTGGTCATGTATTTTGGGATTTTCTAGCATTATTGAAAATAAAGAAAATTACATAGAAAAAGCGCATAATAGAACATCAGCTGAGGTACTTAAAACAGCATTTGAAATTGTTGTAGGATCTATTAAATGTATAGTATAA
- a CDS encoding FMN-binding protein: MIKKVLVLGLGIVIAVGIALGVRYLVSLNNYKKEVAAIIIKDVNLNKVADGEYIGAYDVNFVAAKVQVNVKNHRITSIKLLKHKTERGKKAEVIPGRVVKAQSLKVDTITGATNSSKVILKAIEKALESGEKA, encoded by the coding sequence ATGATAAAAAAGGTATTGGTTTTAGGACTTGGAATTGTAATAGCTGTAGGCATAGCATTAGGAGTAAGATATTTAGTATCATTAAATAATTACAAAAAAGAAGTGGCTGCAATAATAATAAAGGATGTTAATTTAAATAAGGTAGCTGACGGAGAGTATATAGGTGCATATGATGTGAATTTTGTAGCTGCAAAGGTGCAAGTTAATGTTAAAAATCACAGAATTACTTCAATTAAGCTATTAAAGCATAAAACTGAAAGGGGTAAGAAAGCGGAAGTTATACCAGGTAGAGTTGTTAAAGCACAAAGTTTAAAGGTTGATACCATAACTGGTGCAACAAATAGCAGCAAGGTTATTCTTAAAGCTATTGAAAAAGCACTAGAAAGTGGAGAAAAAGCATGA
- a CDS encoding FAD:protein FMN transferase, with amino-acid sequence MSMKYFDSEMFCMGTNITQRVYGENGEEVSLEVQREMRKLEKLMNFYKASSEISILNKYGFEKEIKLSKEVFDVIRSAKYFSEKTHGAFDVTLAPVIKMWGVFTESPRVPSNEGILKTLECVGYSNLILDDNKRTVRFIKENMKIDLGGIAKGYAADKAVQIYSRNEVKGAFINLGGNVIVFGKKDKEDEWNIGIQNPLKGRGEILGAVKVKNKSVVTSGSYVRYFEKDNIRYHHIIDPRTGYPADSDLLSVTIISKNSMLCDALSTAVFVLGYEKGINLLTHEFEEVSAIFITKDKKVKVTDNIIEDFVLVEESGFDYN; translated from the coding sequence ATGAGCATGAAGTATTTTGACAGTGAAATGTTTTGTATGGGAACTAATATAACACAAAGAGTATATGGTGAAAATGGAGAAGAAGTTTCTCTTGAAGTTCAGAGAGAAATGAGAAAACTTGAGAAACTAATGAATTTTTATAAGGCTTCTAGTGAAATTTCAATACTCAATAAATATGGATTTGAGAAAGAAATTAAATTATCTAAAGAGGTTTTTGATGTCATTAGAAGTGCAAAATATTTTTCAGAGAAAACTCATGGGGCTTTTGATGTAACATTAGCACCAGTTATAAAAATGTGGGGTGTTTTTACAGAAAGTCCTAGAGTACCTTCTAATGAGGGAATATTAAAAACACTTGAATGTGTGGGGTATAGCAATTTAATATTAGATGATAATAAAAGAACTGTTAGATTTATTAAGGAAAATATGAAAATCGATTTAGGTGGTATAGCTAAAGGATATGCAGCTGACAAAGCAGTTCAAATATACAGTAGAAATGAAGTTAAAGGTGCATTCATAAATCTTGGTGGTAATGTAATTGTATTTGGGAAAAAAGATAAGGAAGATGAATGGAATATAGGTATTCAAAATCCTTTAAAAGGAAGAGGAGAAATATTAGGTGCAGTTAAGGTCAAAAATAAATCAGTAGTTACTTCAGGAAGTTATGTCAGATATTTTGAAAAAGACAACATAAGATATCATCATATAATTGATCCGAGAACTGGTTATCCAGCTGATTCTGATTTATTAAGTGTAACTATTATTTCTAAGAATTCCATGTTATGTGATGCATTATCTACAGCGGTTTTTGTACTTGGATATGAAAAAGGCATTAATCTTTTGACACATGAGTTTGAAGAGGTTAGTGCCATATTTATTACAAAGGACAAAAAGGTTAAAGTTACTGATAATATTATAGAAGATTTTGTTTTGGTAGAAGAAAGTGGATTTGATTATAATTGA
- a CDS encoding FMN-binding protein, translating into MKNKIKKLQIARFISQLIFLFLLPGLFALSFSQIGKFYSSIIKGNFNLISLIASLTAAITTLLASIIFGRFFCGWMCSFGFMNDLLYKISSKVFKFKFKVDERTDKLLKYVKYLILVLIAILIWTLSTSSLNILNPWNAFAQITNFKTAIFQYTLGFIILFIIIIACMFIERFFCRYLCPLGAIFSLISRFRLFNISKPNDKCGKCRLCTNKCSMGIPLYKTSKVTSGECIICLKCAETCPRKNTQLNVAGENVNPALASSAALAAIIGVYGITNVSNNIVNKNGSSISSSVSTSSSKGQYKDGTYTGTGTGFNPGMKVSVTVKNGNISSIEILSNNDTPDYFNQAANTIPNEIIKAQSTSVDAVSGATRSSNGIMAAVSDALKNAKSGSSSKSSSTTNNSTVSNNENSLSNENSSNEASETNNNSSTTTNGTTYKDGTYTGTGNGFRPGLQVSVTVKSGKISNIEIVSSNDTPRFFDEASSVIPDEIIKAQSTNVDAVSGATRSSNGIMEAASNALNKSN; encoded by the coding sequence ATGAAGAACAAAATAAAGAAATTACAAATAGCAAGATTCATTTCTCAATTAATATTTTTATTCTTACTTCCAGGATTATTTGCATTAAGCTTTAGTCAGATAGGTAAATTTTATTCGAGCATAATAAAAGGAAATTTTAATTTAATAAGTCTTATAGCTTCTCTTACTGCGGCGATTACAACACTACTTGCAAGCATAATATTCGGAAGATTTTTCTGCGGATGGATGTGTTCCTTCGGATTCATGAATGATTTATTGTATAAAATATCTAGTAAAGTATTCAAATTTAAATTCAAGGTAGACGAAAGAACTGATAAGCTTCTTAAATATGTAAAATACCTAATTCTAGTTCTCATAGCAATTTTAATTTGGACACTTAGTACTTCTAGTTTAAATATCTTAAATCCCTGGAATGCATTTGCTCAAATTACAAACTTTAAAACCGCCATTTTCCAGTATACTTTAGGATTTATAATTTTATTCATCATAATCATTGCATGTATGTTTATAGAGCGATTTTTCTGTAGATACTTATGTCCACTTGGAGCTATATTCTCTTTGATATCAAGATTCAGACTTTTTAATATAAGTAAACCAAATGATAAATGCGGTAAATGTAGATTATGTACTAATAAATGCTCTATGGGAATACCTCTTTATAAAACCAGCAAAGTTACAAGTGGAGAATGTATTATATGCTTAAAATGCGCAGAAACTTGTCCAAGGAAAAATACTCAATTAAATGTAGCTGGCGAAAATGTAAACCCAGCTCTAGCAAGTTCTGCTGCTTTAGCGGCTATTATTGGAGTATACGGGATTACTAATGTTTCAAATAATATAGTTAATAAAAATGGAAGTTCAATAAGCTCAAGCGTAAGCACTAGCAGTTCTAAGGGACAATATAAAGATGGAACTTATACTGGTACTGGCACAGGCTTTAACCCTGGCATGAAGGTTTCTGTAACTGTTAAAAATGGAAATATATCAAGTATTGAAATATTATCAAATAATGATACACCTGATTATTTCAATCAAGCTGCAAACACTATACCTAACGAAATTATAAAAGCTCAATCAACAAGTGTTGATGCTGTATCTGGTGCTACCAGAAGCAGTAATGGAATTATGGCGGCCGTTAGTGATGCTTTAAAGAATGCTAAATCAGGTTCTTCTTCAAAGAGCAGCAGTACAACAAATAATTCTACAGTTTCAAACAATGAAAATTCTTTAAGTAATGAGAATTCCTCTAATGAAGCTTCTGAAACTAACAATAATTCTTCTACAACTACTAATGGGACAACTTATAAGGATGGTACTTACACAGGTACTGGTAATGGATTTAGACCTGGATTACAAGTTTCTGTAACTGTTAAAAGTGGTAAAATATCAAATATTGAAATAGTATCAAGCAACGATACTCCTCGTTTCTTTGATGAAGCTTCAAGTGTTATACCTGATGAAATTATAAAAGCTCAATCTACAAACGTTGACGCTGTATCCGGAGCTACTAGAAGTAGTAATGGTATTATGGAAGCTGCTAGTAATGCATTAAATAAATCGAATTAA